The Urbifossiella limnaea nucleotide sequence TTTGTCGGGCCACCGCCTCGTTGGTCCGATCCTGCGTGATGCGCCGGGCGCGGTCGATCAGCCCCCTTGTCTCCGACGGTCTTTCCCAGAAGACGGCGTCCGGGGAGGTCGGCGGCGGCTACGAACCAACTTCTGTTTGCTCTCGACCCTGCTGTTCTTCACGCAACTCACTGCGTCTGAGCGGCTGTGTGTGATCGAGGACGGCGACCCGACCAAGTGCGCAAAGTCGAATACTTTCACGGCTGAACCGGCTGCAGGCATGGCCCCGCCGGGCAGGATGCATGCCTGGCGTGGGACGATCGAGCTATCGAAAGTTCAGGTCACGGGCCGGCGGAAGTGACGCGGGCGAGGACGGCTAGGGCTGCTCCGGCCTCCCTCGGTGCTTCGCCTCGTACTCGTCGATGGCCGCCTGCCAGGCCGCCAGGTCCGTGTCGGGGATCAGGTGCTGGTTGGACTCGGTCACAAGCAGCCCGCCGCTCTTCTCATAGGCGTAGATGATCGCCGGGTCGATCCCCGCGGCCGTCATCGCCTGGACCATCTGGAACTCGATCTGCTCGACCGGCGGGGCGTCGAAGAAGATGGGCTCGTCCGGGCCGGGCTCCCGCCCAAACGTCGCGACAAACCTCTCCCGCTGCTGCTGGAGGACTTCGACCGCTTCGGGGGAGAGGGAGGTGGACTGGTAGACCGTGCCGTCGTCGTCGGCGACCCACTCGAAGCCCTTCTTGTGGCAGCAGTGCTTGTACTTCTTCCCGCTGCCGCACGGGCAGGGGGAGTTCCGGGACAGCCGCTCGCGTGCCATCGGTTGACTCCTCCCGGCCACCCCACCCCTCGAAGTTTCGCCCCGGGACCGAGCTCGGGCAAGATCCGTTACCACGAATGGCGACCGGAGCCCGTACTGCCTCTACGCGGATGGGCTCGTCGGCGCCGACGGTGAGGGGGCGGTGGACGGGTCGCCCCCGACCGACCTCGGGTTCGTGCGGCAGACCATCCGAAGTAATACCGGTTAAAGCCCTACACGCGCAGTCGATTCGGAACACCTCGCGCCGTTCGGAGGGTGCTCACCAACCACACCGGTAGGGCGAGCAGCGGGCGGACGATCTTCCCGTGGTAGAGGGGCCGCTCGCCCTCATCTCCCGCCGCGGCCTCATGTGAGCTCGACACCAGCCCGACGAGCAGTCCGTCCTGGGTCACCACCGGGCCGCCCGACGCCCCGCCCCGCACGGGCCGCTCGGCCGCGAAGAGTGCCGTGGGCTCGTTCTCCCCGACGACGGTCGCCGTCGCCGCGATCCACTCCCCGTCGGGGCCCAGGATGAACACTGGTAGTGCCCAGCTGACCGGCCCGTACCCCTCGACGACGTCCTTCGGCTCGAACTCGCCCCGGAATAACTGGACTGGTTCCGTCGCGGCGAGAAGCGCGGCGGCGGCCTCAGCCTCCTCGGGGAGGTCCGGCGCGTCCGGAGCGCCGAGCGCGGCGACGTCCGCGACCGGCTCTGCGGCCAGCACGCTGAGCAAGAGGTTCTTCCCGTCTGCCGTTCGCGCCCGCTCAATGCACCGGTCGCCGAGGGCCATCCCACCGGCACCATCCAAGTCGATGCAGTGGGCCGCCGTCAGGACCAGGCCGCCGGGAACGATCACGCCCCGGCCTTCTTGCTCCCTCAGCTCGACTACCGCCCGCCGGACCCGTTCCACGGCCTCCGGGATGGCCGCACCCCCTGCTACCCGTGGAGTTCCCCACGGAAAGTGGACAGCGTTTAGCGGTGGGTCGGGTTGTGCGCCCGCTCGTACTCGGCGGGGGCGACGTACCCCAGTGACGAGTGCCGCCGGACGCGGTTGTAGAACGCCTCGATGTACTCGAAGATGCTCGCCCGCGCCTCCTCGCGCGTGGCGTAGTCCTCGTGATGGACCAGCTCCTTCTTGAGGCTGGCGAAGAACGACTCCATCGGCGCGTTGTCCCAGCAGTTCCCACGCCGGCTCATGCTGCACGTGATCCCCTCCTCCGCGAGACGACGCCGGTAGTGCTCGCTGGCGTACTGACTCCCGCGGTCCGAGTGGGCCACCAGGGCCGGGACCGAAGACCCCCCGAGACGGTCGGCCACCGCCATCTCCAGGGCATCCACGACCAACCGACTGGTCATCGTCGCGGCCATCGCCCAGCCCACCACCATCCGGCTGAACAGGTCCTCCACGACGGCCAGGTACAGCCACCCCTCGCGGGTCGGGATGTACGTCACGTCCGCGACCCACGACGTGTTCGGCTCCTCCGGATCGAACTGCCGATCCAGGACGTTCTCGGCCACCGGGTGCGGGTGGTTCGAGTCCGTCGTCTGCCGGAACTTCCGCGTCGTCTTCGCGGCAATCCCGGCCTCCCGCATGACCTCGGCCACGACGTTCACGCAGCACTCGTGGCCCCGGCTCACCAGCTCGGCGTGGACGCGCGGGCTGCCGTACCGCCCCTTCACCTCGGCGTGAATCGTCGCGACCTGTTCGGTCAGCTCCTCCCGCCGGACCTCGGCGTGGCTGGGCTCGCGGGACCGCCAGGCGTAGAACCCCGAGCGGGACACCTCCAGGACACGGCACAACTGCGTCACCGGCCACTCGCCCTTGCGCTCCTCGATCCAGCCGAAGGTCACTTCGACTGGGTGGCGAAGAACGCCGTGGCTTTTTTTAGGATGTCGCGCTCCATCTCCAGCCGCTTCACGTCGGCCCGGAGGCGGCGCAGTTCTTCCTCGACGGGGGTGAGGTGCCCCGATCCCGGGAAGGCGTCGGCCCCCTTCTTGAGGACCGCCTTCTTCCAGTCGTGGAGCCGGTTCTCGGTGACCCCGAGGCGGCGGGCGACCTCGGCCACGGACAGCTTCTGCTCGGTGATCATCCTCACGGCCTGGAGCTTGAACTCCGGCGTGTAGACCTTGCGGGAACCGGCCATCGGTGTGTCTCCTCGTGATTAGAGCTTACACCGCTTTCCCGCTGTCCACGATCCGTGGGGAACTTCACCGGCCGGCTCCGTCGCGATTCATCGGGTCTCCCTGTTCGGTGAGGATCCACAGCTCCGCCGGGCCGGGCGGCTTACAGGTCGAGGTAGCGAACGCCCGGGGTAGCCCTCTCCGCGTCCTCCCACGGCTTTGTCGCCGCCTTCGCACCGTTCACCTTCTTCACGATCTTGAACGGAGGCCTGTCCGCCCGCAATGGTGGCACTCCTCGCCCCCGCAGGGATACAGCGCGGCATCCGCGACGTGACGGAACACACTCCCCACGGATGCTCCCTTCGCCGTAGCTGGTTTGGCTCAGAACCATTCAGGTGTCGTATCAACCACGATTACGTCCGTGGGCAGTGCTCTTGCCGCTGAACACTTCCTCGGCTCGCTTGAAGAACCATCGCTCCGTCTCCTCGAAGTCCGGTCGTTCCGTCCATGCGGCCGTCTCGCCGAACCTGGTTCTGCCGTACCGGGAGAAGTACAGGCCGACCCGCTTGATCTCCGGGAACCCCGCCCGCCGGTTCAGTAGGAAGTACCCGAAGAGCTGGTCCATGTGCTCGCCCCTGACCTCGGCAGACTTTGTTGTCTTGAAGTCGAGCAGCATGTCGCCCGAGATGAGGTCCGCGTCGGCCGAGCCGACGAGAGCCGATGCTGCCCCGAAGGTCGGGTTCAGCAGCATCCGCTCCGGGTGGATGATGCGGTCGAACGGGACGACGCCGAGGAGATCGACAAGCTCGGCCACCAGGTCCGAAGGAGCCTCCTCGAACGTCGGGTCCACCTCGCGTCGCCGGTAGATGCCGTCGATCTTAGCGAGCCGCGCCGCCCACGCGGCGATCTCCTGTAGACTCTCGGGTGAGGGGGCCGACGCCTTCGCGAATGCGTCCACGGCCGCCCGGGCACGTTCGCAGACGATGCGTACGCGGTAGGCGAGCTCATCTGTCGGGATGAACGCGCCCTTACCACCGAGGAAGGTCAGGTCCGCTTCCCGGCCGAGTATCACGCTCGGCTCAAGGTGCGTGGGCACTTGCTCGGCGACCCACTTCCTCTGCTCCGCGTGCGGCGCGCGACGCTGGAGATCGAACCGCAGGAGGTAGTCGAACGCCGTGCCGGTGAGTGATGGGTTCTCGTAGACGCGCGGCACCTTCAGGGGGAAATTGCTCCACCTGACTTCCGGCCGGAAGGGCTTGATGCGGTCGGCCACTTCCTCGCGCTTGATAAAGTCGGTGAGGCTCACAACGGTCGCTCCGGCGGTTTCGGGAGGGGGCGACACCAACCCTGACCCGGTAATCTATCGTCGAAGCCAAGGTAATCTGCGGTGCCGCCACGCCCAGTCATCCGAGGGGCTATTGCATGGAACAACCGCGCGTCAGCCGCCGTCGGTTTCTTGCCGCCTCGAGCCTCGCCTGCGCGGTGCCGCACGCCGCGACGTCCGGGTCGCCTCGCTCGACGTTCGGGAGGGCCAAGTCCGTCGTCGTCCTGTACCTGTACGGCGCGCCGAGCCAACTCGACACGCTCGACCCCAAGCCGGACGCGCCAGCCGACCGACGGGGCGAGTTCGGCACGATTCCTACGCGGCTCCCCGGCGTCCGGGCGTGCGAACACCTCCCTCGAATTGCCGGCGTGCTCGACCGGACGTGCCTGGTCCGGTCGATGACCCACGCGTCCAACAACCACGCCGTTTCCGTCGCCCTGTCCGGACTCTCCCGGTCCCTGCCGGCCATCGAGGCGAACCGCGCGGACGCCCAGCACTGGCCGTACTTCGGCTCCGTTCTCGAGTACCTGTGGAAGCGACAGGGCAAGACCGACGAGACCGGCCTCCCGGTGAACGTCATCCTGCCGTGGCCGCTGAACGCCCGGACGGACCCGAGCCGCTGGTCGCCGCACGCGGCCTGGCTCGGGCCGGCGTACGACCCGGTCTACCCGGTCTTCCGCGGCGAAGGTTCGCGGGAAGTTGGCAACCCCACCGCGAACGGCCCGGCGGCTCAGGCGAGTCGCTTCGACCCGTACGACGGGGTGACCCCGCCGAGCACGTTCGTGTTCGACGGGTCCGAGTTACCCGAGGACGTGTCCGCGGTACGATTCGGGGATCGGATGCAGTTGCTCGCACGGGCGAACCGCGAGGCCGGCGGCGGGGGGCGGGCCGAGTCGTTCCGCCGGAACCAGCGGGCGGCGGCCCGGATGATTGCCGACCCGCGGCTGGCGCGAGCGGTGGACGTGACCCGCGAGCCGCGGAAGGTCCGCGACCGCTACGGCCTGACGCTGTTCGGGATGGAGGCGCTGGCGGCGCGCCGGCTGGTCGAGGCCGGCGTCCGCGTGGTCACCGCGTTCTGGGACGACTACGCCTTCGCGAATAACGCCTGGGACACGCACTACAACCACTTCCCCCGGCTGAAAGACGGCTTGTGCCCGATCTTCGACCGGGTGCTGCCCGCGTTCCTCGAGGACATGGGTCAGCGCGGCCTGCTCGACGAGACGCTGGTCATGGTCATCAGCGAGCACGGCCGCACGCCGGCGATCGCCAACGTCGGCGGCGGTGGCCGCGAGCACTGGGCCGGGGCGTACTGGGGCCTCTTCTTCGGGGCGGGCATCCGCACGGGACAAGTCATCGGCGCGACGGACCGTCAGGGGGCGTTTCCCGCCACCCGCCCGATCGACCCGAAGGACATTCTGGCGACCATGTATCATCTCCTCGGCCTCGATTCGGATCACACAACGATTCCGGACCGGTCGGGCCGGCCGATGCACCTGTTGCCGCACGGGGTCGTGGTGTCGGAGATGTTGACGTGACCGTCGACCCGGGTGGCGTGTTCCCGCCGGCCCACGACCTCCCGGTGCAGGACACGCTACTGAAGGCGTGCGGCCTGCCGGGCTAGCCCGAAGTCCGCACCTCATCACCGCCGAGGGACCGCCGTGACCCCGCCCGACACCCGCCGCCAGTTCCTCCGCGCGTCCGCCGCCGGGCTCGCCCTCCCGCTGGCCGCGACCGCCGCCGACCCGATGCCGGTCGGCGTGGTGGTGTGGGACGAGCGACAGCCGGAGCAGCGGCAGGCGTACGAGAACTTCCTCGGCAACCACATCGCCGACCATCTCCGCCGGCGGCCCGGGCTCGCGGTCCGGTCGGTGGGGATCGAGGACGCCGAGAAGGGGCTCTCCGAGGGCATCCTGCGCGGGTGCGACGTGCTGATCTGGTGGGGCCACCGGCGGCAGGCCGAGATCACGCCGCGGATGGCCGAGCCGCTGGTCGCCCGGATCAAGGAGGGGACTCTGTCGCTGATCGCCCTCCACTCGGCGCACTGGGCCACCCCGTTCGTCGAGGCGATGTACGAGCGGACCCGGCTGGACGCCGCGCGGCGGTTGCAGCGGGACGGCGCGAAGGTCGAGGTGGCGTACGCTGCCCCGGCGGTCCGCTACACCCTCCCGAAGCCCGGCGACCGGCTGACCCCGTACACCGAACTGCGGAAGTTCCTGGACGGGACCGAGCGGGCGACCGTTCATCTCCCCTACTGCTGCTTCCCGGCGTACCGGACCGACGGGAGGCCGAGCCAGGTCCGGGTGCTGCTCCCCGACCACCCGATCGCCCGCGGGCTGCCGGCGCGGTTCGAGCTGCCGCGGACGGAGATGTACGCCGAGCCGTTCCACGTACCCGAGCCGGACGAGGTGGTGCTGGAGGAGCGGTGGGCGACTGGGGAGTGGTTCCGCAGCGGGATGGTCTGGACGCTCGGCCGGGGGCGGGTGTTCTACTTCCGGCCCGGGCACGAGACGTACCCGGTCTTCAAGGAGGCGCCGGTACTGCAACTCCTGGAGAACGCCGTCCGGTGGCTCGCCCCGGCTCCCGGGTAGGCGCCTACGTCCGACCGCCGGCCGGCGTGCTCGTAGGTTGATGGGTGCGGTTACTCCGGGGCCGTTCGCGTCACGAACGACTCGCCCCGTCCTCGCGGAGAACACGCCGTGCGGCCAGCCGAATGCCGACCGGGCGACCACCCGCCGGTCGGCCGCCGAGAGCTACTCCGGGTCGGCGGGCTGAGCCTGCTCGGCACCGGGCTCGCCGACCTCGGCCGGCTGGAGGCCGACGCCGTCGCGCCCGGCCGGCGGCGGGCGAAGGCCGTCGTCTTCATCTTCCAGTCCGGCGGGCCGTCGCAGCACGAGACGTTCGACCCCAAGCCCGACGCCCCCGACGGCGTCCGCGGCGAGTTCGGCACCGCCCAGACCCGCCTGCCCGGCACCCGCTTCTGCGAACACCTGCCCCGGCTCGCGGCCCGGGCCGACCGGTTCTCGGTGGTACGGACGATGCACCACCCCGCCGGCCGCGAGTTCCGCAACGAGCACAACAGCGCCACCTACCTGCTGCACACCGGGACCACGGACCTCCCCGCCGGCGACACGAACGCCAGCATCACGAGCCCCCGGCCGGGGCGGTTCGAGTGGCCGTCCGTCGGCTCGCTGTTGGCGTACACCCTCCCTCCCCTGCTCGGGGCGGTGCTGCCGCCGGTGATCGAGCTGCCGCGTGCCAGCCACATGAAGTACCCCGGCCGCGGGGCCGGCGTCCTCGGCCCCCGGTTCGAGCGCTGGGGGGTGGACCTCGCGCCCCCCTGCCGGGCGCCGGACCCGGCCGGGTCGTGCCCCAACTGCTTCAGCCACGACGACCCGAACGACCCGGACCGCCGGCCCGGGAAGGGGCCGAAGGCGTGGTGGGACAACGGCAGCTGCCGCGACCCGGCATTCCGCCTCCCGGACCTGGGCGGCGGCCTGTCCGTCAGCCCGGACCAGTTCCGCGACCGCGACACCCTCCGGCAACGGCTCGACGCCCTCCACCGGTCCCACGACGCCGGCGCGTTCGCGGGCCACGACGAGCACCGCGAGCGGGCCGCGCGGCTGCTGCTCACCACCATGCCCGGCGGCCGGAACCCGTTCGACCTGAGCCGCGAGCCAGACCGGGTTCGTGACAGATACGGTCGCGAGGAGTGGGGCCAGGGGTTTCTGGTGGCGCGGCGGCTGGTCGAGGCCGGCGTGCGGATGGTGCAGGTGAACCTCCGCGGCTGGGACACGCACCAGAACGCCTTCCGCGACCTGCGGGGGAAGCTCCTCCCCTCACTCGACCACTGCCTGAGCGGCTTCCTCGACGACCTGGACCAGCGCGGGTTGCTCGACGAGACGCTCGTGGTGATGTGCGGGGAGATGGGGCGGACGCCGAAGATCTCGCCGATCACCGCGGGCGGCCGGAACGCGTCCGGCGAGGTCTTTACCCCGGGCCGGCACCACTGGGGCGACGTGTTCCCGTGCGTCCTCGCCGGCGGGGGCATCGAGCCCGGGCGGGTGGTCGGCGCGACCGACCGGGACGGCGGCCGGCCGGCGACGGAGGCGTTCACCCCGGCCGACCTGGCCGCCACGATCTTCCACCTCATGGGCGTCGGCCCGGACGCCGCGTTCCGCGACTCCGAGGGCCGCCCATACCACGTGTACCGCGGCCGGCCGATCCGCCCGCTGCTGTGAGTGCCGACGGAGTACCCCGGGAGGCGTGCTGTGCCCAAAGCTCCGATGTGGATGGTCCGGGCGGGTGAAGAGGGCTACCTCTTTGACACTTTTCGCACGGAAGGTATCGTCGCGATCGGCTGGAACGGGCTCGGCAGCCTGGACAGTTCGCTTCCGAAGGACGAGG carries:
- a CDS encoding S1 family peptidase gives rise to the protein MIVPGGLVLTAAHCIDLDGAGGMALGDRCIERARTADGKNLLLSVLAAEPVADVAALGAPDAPDLPEEAEAAAALLAATEPVQLFRGEFEPKDVVEGYGPVSWALPVFILGPDGEWIAATATVVGENEPTALFAAERPVRGGASGGPVVTQDGLLVGLVSSSHEAAAGDEGERPLYHGKIVRPLLALPVWLVSTLRTARGVPNRLRV
- a CDS encoding DUF1501 domain-containing protein — protein: MRPAECRPGDHPPVGRRELLRVGGLSLLGTGLADLGRLEADAVAPGRRRAKAVVFIFQSGGPSQHETFDPKPDAPDGVRGEFGTAQTRLPGTRFCEHLPRLAARADRFSVVRTMHHPAGREFRNEHNSATYLLHTGTTDLPAGDTNASITSPRPGRFEWPSVGSLLAYTLPPLLGAVLPPVIELPRASHMKYPGRGAGVLGPRFERWGVDLAPPCRAPDPAGSCPNCFSHDDPNDPDRRPGKGPKAWWDNGSCRDPAFRLPDLGGGLSVSPDQFRDRDTLRQRLDALHRSHDAGAFAGHDEHRERAARLLLTTMPGGRNPFDLSREPDRVRDRYGREEWGQGFLVARRLVEAGVRMVQVNLRGWDTHQNAFRDLRGKLLPSLDHCLSGFLDDLDQRGLLDETLVVMCGEMGRTPKISPITAGGRNASGEVFTPGRHHWGDVFPCVLAGGGIEPGRVVGATDRDGGRPATEAFTPADLAATIFHLMGVGPDAAFRDSEGRPYHVYRGRPIRPLL
- a CDS encoding ThuA domain-containing protein; translation: MTPPDTRRQFLRASAAGLALPLAATAADPMPVGVVVWDERQPEQRQAYENFLGNHIADHLRRRPGLAVRSVGIEDAEKGLSEGILRGCDVLIWWGHRRQAEITPRMAEPLVARIKEGTLSLIALHSAHWATPFVEAMYERTRLDAARRLQRDGAKVEVAYAAPAVRYTLPKPGDRLTPYTELRKFLDGTERATVHLPYCCFPAYRTDGRPSQVRVLLPDHPIARGLPARFELPRTEMYAEPFHVPEPDEVVLEERWATGEWFRSGMVWTLGRGRVFYFRPGHETYPVFKEAPVLQLLENAVRWLAPAPG
- a CDS encoding SEC-C metal-binding domain-containing protein, coding for MARERLSRNSPCPCGSGKKYKHCCHKKGFEWVADDDGTVYQSTSLSPEAVEVLQQQRERFVATFGREPGPDEPIFFDAPPVEQIEFQMVQAMTAAGIDPAIIYAYEKSGGLLVTESNQHLIPDTDLAAWQAAIDEYEAKHRGRPEQP
- a CDS encoding IS3 family transposase (programmed frameshift), which encodes MAGSRKVYTPEFKLQAVRMITEQKLSVAEVARRLGVTENRLHDWKKAVLKKGADAFPGSGHLTPVEEELRRLRADVKRLEMERDIPKKSHGVLRHPVEVTFGWIEERKGEWPVTQLCRVLEVSRSGFYAWRSREPSHAEVRREELTEQVATIHAEVKGRYGSPRVHAELVSRGHECCVNVVAEVMREAGIAAKTTRKFRQTTDSNHPHPVAENVLDRQFDPEEPNTSWVADVTYIPTREGWLYLAVVEDLFSRMVVGWAMAATMTSRLVVDALEMAVADRLGGSSVPALVAHSDRGSQYASEHYRRRLAEEGITCSMSRRGNCWDNAPMESFFASLKKELVHHEDYATREEARASIFEYIEAFYNRVRRHSSLGYVAPAEYERAHNPTHR
- a CDS encoding DUF1501 domain-containing protein, with amino-acid sequence MEQPRVSRRRFLAASSLACAVPHAATSGSPRSTFGRAKSVVVLYLYGAPSQLDTLDPKPDAPADRRGEFGTIPTRLPGVRACEHLPRIAGVLDRTCLVRSMTHASNNHAVSVALSGLSRSLPAIEANRADAQHWPYFGSVLEYLWKRQGKTDETGLPVNVILPWPLNARTDPSRWSPHAAWLGPAYDPVYPVFRGEGSREVGNPTANGPAAQASRFDPYDGVTPPSTFVFDGSELPEDVSAVRFGDRMQLLARANREAGGGGRAESFRRNQRAAARMIADPRLARAVDVTREPRKVRDRYGLTLFGMEALAARRLVEAGVRVVTAFWDDYAFANNAWDTHYNHFPRLKDGLCPIFDRVLPAFLEDMGQRGLLDETLVMVISEHGRTPAIANVGGGGREHWAGAYWGLFFGAGIRTGQVIGATDRQGAFPATRPIDPKDILATMYHLLGLDSDHTTIPDRSGRPMHLLPHGVVVSEMLT